TATGAGGCTGGTTTCTTATGAGCGATACCTTTCTCTTTCATATCCCACCAAGCATCACGAGTTTGAACTGGTGGTTCAATCGCGAAGTTGTAGAATGGCGCTGGAGAAGAAGTTGACCACTCAAGAGTACGTCCACCCCATGGGTCACCGGTTAAATCACGGTTTTCATGACGGTCGCGGATACTGACGATAATTTGGATAACTTGGCAAGCAATACCCAGTGCAATCAGACCAGCACCGAATGCAGCTGCCACTAACATTCCGTGGTAAGCAGGGTCGATATTCTGGCTCAAACGACGGGTCATACCCATAAAGCCTAGGATATATAACGGCATGAATGCTAAGAAGAAACCGGTAATCCAGAACCAGAAGGCGCGGACACCCCATTTCTCATTCAGCGTGAAGCCGTAAGCTTTAGGGAACCAGTAGGTCATACCTGCGAAGCATCCGAATACCACACCACCGATAATAACGTTATGGAAGTGAGCAATCAGGAACAAGCTGTTATGCAGAACGAAGTTAGCACCAGGAACCGCTAATAGAACACCTGTCATACCACCAACAGAGAACGTGATGATAAAGCCGATAGTCCATAACATTGGTGATTTAAGTTCGATACGACCTTGGTACATAGTGAACAGCCAGTTGAAAATCTTAACCCCTGTAGGGATAGAGATAATCATGGTGGCGATACCAAAGAAGGCGTTGACGTTTGCACCAGAACCCATGGTGAAGAAGTGGTGTAACCAAACAACGAATGACATCACGGTAATCACGATGGTCGCCCATACCAAAGAGGTATAACCGAACAGACGTTTTTTGGAGAATGTCGCAGCAACTTCTGAGAAAACACCAAACACGGGAAGAATCAGGATATAAACTTCTGGATGACCCCAAGCCCAAATTAGGTTGATGTACATCATCATGTTGCCACCCATATCATTTGTGAAGAAATGGGTACCTAAATAACGGTCTAAAGTCAGCAGGGTGAGTGTTACAGTCAAGATTGGGAATGCAGCAACAATCAGAACGTTGGTACAAAGCGCAGTCCAGCTAAACACAGGCATTTTCATCATCGACATACCCGGTGCACGCATACGGATAATAGTCGCAATAAAGTTAACACCGGTTAAGAGTGTCCCGATACCGGATATCTGGAGACTCCAAAGCCAGTAATCGACCCCAACCCCAGGGTTGTACTCCAAACCTGACAGTGGTGGATATGCTAACCAACCAGTTTGTGCGAATTCACCTACCCCTAATGAGATGTTGATTAATACAACACCCACTACGAAGAACCAGAAGCTCAAAGAGTTAAGGAATGGGAATGCAACGTCACGGGCACCAATTTGCAGAGGAACAACTAAGTTCATCAGACCAACAACAAATGGAGTCGCCATGAAGAAAATCATGATAACGCCGTGTGCTGTAAAGATTTGATCATAGTGGTGAGGGTTTAAGAAACCTTCTTGACCCGCGGAAGCCAGCACTTGCTGACCACGCATCATGATTGCATCAGCAAAGCCACGGAACAGCATGACAATTGCGACGATGATGTACATGACACCAATTTTTTTGTGGTCAACAGACGTTAACCACTCTTTCCACAACCATTTCCATTTACCGAAGTATGAAATCAAACCGACTAAGCCAAGCCCACCAAGGACAATGGCAATCAGTGTGACAACGATAATCGGTTCATGAAGTGGAACTGCGTCCAGTGTTAATTTTCCAAACATGCCCTTATTCCTCAGCGCCTGCTTGAGCGTTATGGCTCATATGCATTGAATGACCTGTAGATTCTTGCGCCTGAGCAGTTGTGCTCATATGCATAGAATGATTTGCTTCATTATTAGCATCTACAGGAGCGTGACCTTTATGGTGCTCATGACCAAACTTCATAATGATGTCTTCATAAAGTTTAGGTTTCACGCTAGAGAAGTAGGT
The Providencia alcalifaciens DNA segment above includes these coding regions:
- the cyoB gene encoding cytochrome o ubiquinol oxidase subunit I; amino-acid sequence: MFGKLTLDAVPLHEPIIVVTLIAIVLGGLGLVGLISYFGKWKWLWKEWLTSVDHKKIGVMYIIVAIVMLFRGFADAIMMRGQQVLASAGQEGFLNPHHYDQIFTAHGVIMIFFMATPFVVGLMNLVVPLQIGARDVAFPFLNSLSFWFFVVGVVLINISLGVGEFAQTGWLAYPPLSGLEYNPGVGVDYWLWSLQISGIGTLLTGVNFIATIIRMRAPGMSMMKMPVFSWTALCTNVLIVAAFPILTVTLTLLTLDRYLGTHFFTNDMGGNMMMYINLIWAWGHPEVYILILPVFGVFSEVAATFSKKRLFGYTSLVWATIVITVMSFVVWLHHFFTMGSGANVNAFFGIATMIISIPTGVKIFNWLFTMYQGRIELKSPMLWTIGFIITFSVGGMTGVLLAVPGANFVLHNSLFLIAHFHNVIIGGVVFGCFAGMTYWFPKAYGFTLNEKWGVRAFWFWITGFFLAFMPLYILGFMGMTRRLSQNIDPAYHGMLVAAAFGAGLIALGIACQVIQIIVSIRDRHENRDLTGDPWGGRTLEWSTSSPAPFYNFAIEPPVQTRDAWWDMKEKGIAHKKPASYEEIHMPKNTGAGVIIAGFSLILGFAMIWHIWWLAIVGFGGMIVTWIAKSFDEDVDYYVPVAEIEQIENKHFEELRKAGVNDVN